A portion of the Myripristis murdjan chromosome 13, fMyrMur1.1, whole genome shotgun sequence genome contains these proteins:
- the dhrs13b.2 gene encoding tapasin isoform X3 produces MPWLPCQFFDEHIFVNHENHTETQFIHKDTVLQFGKKGDAPVNPHAITFLVTGSKLDLRDYVQGVGAERLDCELRWFSTEGIQLRWPSHGAQEYDCWFRCTLKHTAGHFTVNAFLRHTPAQRPSDQQDYRSRPAIGDRDLLPTSVAMVLQTLSPSVLPALSSQQKLHCQFAIDHKGPNAQVEWHRQTRGERLLLFSHASRSGQTKGSGVGLKALVGGDASFTLPLVKLNSEGTYICSVSVPPLLGSVDVTLHVQERPRVSLNVGSSLVLTDGTFQKVACEAEGYYPLDVEIVWYQEQPGASGKRVGAPLPKKVDNILLSSHKHNQEGTYSLSAFFYLQASLSQSGYQYTCTVSHQSLLVPIRKSFTLTVEEPTSWTFYFLIAGLLAVLCPMLCYWYKVRRESMKQRKPY; encoded by the exons ATGCCATGGCTGCCTTGTCAGTTCTTTGATGAACACATCTTTGTGAACCACGAAAACCATACTGAGACTCAGTTCATCCACAAAGACACTGTGCTGCAGTTTGGAAAGAAGGGAGACGCTCCTGTTAATCCACATGCCATCACCTTCCTGGTCACTG GGTCTAAGCTGGACCTGCGGGACTATGTGCAGGGTGTGGGTGCAGAGCGGCTGGACTGTGAGCTGCGCTGGTTCAGCACTGAGGGCATCCAGCTGCGTTGGCCCAGCCACGGGGCCCAGGAGTACGACTGCTGGTTCAGATGTACCCTGAAACACACGGCGGGCCACTTCACCGTCAACGCCTTCCTCAGACACACCCCTGCCCAGCGGccctcagaccagcaggactaCCGCAGCCGGCCCGCCATCGGGGACAGAGACCTGCTCCCCACCTCAG TCGCCATGGTCCTCCAGACCCTTTCTCCATCGGTGCTACCGGCCCTCAGTTCTCAGCAAAAGCTCCACTGCCAGTTTGCCATCGACCACAAGGGGCCAAACGCCCAGGTGGAATGGCATCGGCAAACTCGTGGAGAGAGACTCCTGCTGTTCAGCCATGCCAGCCGGTCTGGGCAGACCAAAGGGAGCGGGGTCGGCCTCAAGGCTCTGGTGGGGGGCGACGCTTCCTTTACTCTCCCCCTCGTGAAGCTGAACAGCGAGGGGACGTACATCTGCTCTGTGTCGGTGCCTCCGCTGCTGGGCAGTGTGGATGTGACTCTGCATGTCCAAG AGCGTCCCCGTGTCTCACTCAACGTGGGTTCCAGCCTTGTGCTCACAGATGGCACTTTTCAGAAGGTGGCTTGCGAGGCGGAAGGCTACTACCCTCTGGATGTGGAGATTGTTTGGTACCAGGAGCAGCCGGGGGCCTCGGGCAAGAGAGTTGGCGCTCCCCTGCCCAAGAAGGTCGATAACATTCTGCTGTCCAGCCACAAGCACAACCAGGAGGGAACCTACTCCCTGTCTGCTTTCTTCTACCTCCAGGCTTCACTCAGCCAGTCTGGCTACCAGTACACCTGCACTGTCTCCCATCAGTCCCTGCTGGTGCCCATCCGCAAGAGCTTCACCCTGACCGTTGAAG AGCCAACCAGCTGGACATTTTACTTCTTGATTGCGGGCCTGCTGGCGGTCTTGTGTCCTATGCTGTGCTACTGGTACAAAG TGCGAAGAGAATCCATGAAG cAGAGAAAACCCTACTGA
- the dhrs13b.2 gene encoding tapasin isoform X2, which translates to MSVILKIFIYLCLCAGLHCVDQMPWLPCQFFDEHIFVNHENHTETQFIHKDTVLQFGKKGDAPVNPHAITFLVTGSKLDLRDYVQGVGAERLDCELRWFSTEGIQLRWPSHGAQEYDCWFRCTLKHTAGHFTVNAFLRHTPAQRPSDQQDYRSRPAIGDRDLLPTSVAMVLQTLSPSVLPALSSQQKLHCQFAIDHKGPNAQVEWHRQTRGERLLLFSHASRSGQTKGSGVGLKALVGGDASFTLPLVKLNSEGTYICSVSVPPLLGSVDVTLHVQERPRVSLNVGSSLVLTDGTFQKVACEAEGYYPLDVEIVWYQEQPGASGKRVGAPLPKKVDNILLSSHKHNQEGTYSLSAFFYLQASLSQSGYQYTCTVSHQSLLVPIRKSFTLTVEEPTSWTFYFLIAGLLAVLCPMLCYWYKVRRESMKRKPY; encoded by the exons ATGAGTGTTATCCTAAAGATCTTTATTTACTTGTGTCTTTGCGCAG GGCTGCACTGTGTGGACCAGATGCCATGGCTGCCTTGTCAGTTCTTTGATGAACACATCTTTGTGAACCACGAAAACCATACTGAGACTCAGTTCATCCACAAAGACACTGTGCTGCAGTTTGGAAAGAAGGGAGACGCTCCTGTTAATCCACATGCCATCACCTTCCTGGTCACTG GGTCTAAGCTGGACCTGCGGGACTATGTGCAGGGTGTGGGTGCAGAGCGGCTGGACTGTGAGCTGCGCTGGTTCAGCACTGAGGGCATCCAGCTGCGTTGGCCCAGCCACGGGGCCCAGGAGTACGACTGCTGGTTCAGATGTACCCTGAAACACACGGCGGGCCACTTCACCGTCAACGCCTTCCTCAGACACACCCCTGCCCAGCGGccctcagaccagcaggactaCCGCAGCCGGCCCGCCATCGGGGACAGAGACCTGCTCCCCACCTCAG TCGCCATGGTCCTCCAGACCCTTTCTCCATCGGTGCTACCGGCCCTCAGTTCTCAGCAAAAGCTCCACTGCCAGTTTGCCATCGACCACAAGGGGCCAAACGCCCAGGTGGAATGGCATCGGCAAACTCGTGGAGAGAGACTCCTGCTGTTCAGCCATGCCAGCCGGTCTGGGCAGACCAAAGGGAGCGGGGTCGGCCTCAAGGCTCTGGTGGGGGGCGACGCTTCCTTTACTCTCCCCCTCGTGAAGCTGAACAGCGAGGGGACGTACATCTGCTCTGTGTCGGTGCCTCCGCTGCTGGGCAGTGTGGATGTGACTCTGCATGTCCAAG AGCGTCCCCGTGTCTCACTCAACGTGGGTTCCAGCCTTGTGCTCACAGATGGCACTTTTCAGAAGGTGGCTTGCGAGGCGGAAGGCTACTACCCTCTGGATGTGGAGATTGTTTGGTACCAGGAGCAGCCGGGGGCCTCGGGCAAGAGAGTTGGCGCTCCCCTGCCCAAGAAGGTCGATAACATTCTGCTGTCCAGCCACAAGCACAACCAGGAGGGAACCTACTCCCTGTCTGCTTTCTTCTACCTCCAGGCTTCACTCAGCCAGTCTGGCTACCAGTACACCTGCACTGTCTCCCATCAGTCCCTGCTGGTGCCCATCCGCAAGAGCTTCACCCTGACCGTTGAAG AGCCAACCAGCTGGACATTTTACTTCTTGATTGCGGGCCTGCTGGCGGTCTTGTGTCCTATGCTGTGCTACTGGTACAAAG TGCGAAGAGAATCCATGAAG AGAAAACCCTACTGA
- the dhrs13b.2 gene encoding tapasin isoform X1 — translation MSVILKIFIYLCLCAGLHCVDQMPWLPCQFFDEHIFVNHENHTETQFIHKDTVLQFGKKGDAPVNPHAITFLVTGSKLDLRDYVQGVGAERLDCELRWFSTEGIQLRWPSHGAQEYDCWFRCTLKHTAGHFTVNAFLRHTPAQRPSDQQDYRSRPAIGDRDLLPTSVAMVLQTLSPSVLPALSSQQKLHCQFAIDHKGPNAQVEWHRQTRGERLLLFSHASRSGQTKGSGVGLKALVGGDASFTLPLVKLNSEGTYICSVSVPPLLGSVDVTLHVQERPRVSLNVGSSLVLTDGTFQKVACEAEGYYPLDVEIVWYQEQPGASGKRVGAPLPKKVDNILLSSHKHNQEGTYSLSAFFYLQASLSQSGYQYTCTVSHQSLLVPIRKSFTLTVEEPTSWTFYFLIAGLLAVLCPMLCYWYKVRRESMKQRKPY, via the exons ATGAGTGTTATCCTAAAGATCTTTATTTACTTGTGTCTTTGCGCAG GGCTGCACTGTGTGGACCAGATGCCATGGCTGCCTTGTCAGTTCTTTGATGAACACATCTTTGTGAACCACGAAAACCATACTGAGACTCAGTTCATCCACAAAGACACTGTGCTGCAGTTTGGAAAGAAGGGAGACGCTCCTGTTAATCCACATGCCATCACCTTCCTGGTCACTG GGTCTAAGCTGGACCTGCGGGACTATGTGCAGGGTGTGGGTGCAGAGCGGCTGGACTGTGAGCTGCGCTGGTTCAGCACTGAGGGCATCCAGCTGCGTTGGCCCAGCCACGGGGCCCAGGAGTACGACTGCTGGTTCAGATGTACCCTGAAACACACGGCGGGCCACTTCACCGTCAACGCCTTCCTCAGACACACCCCTGCCCAGCGGccctcagaccagcaggactaCCGCAGCCGGCCCGCCATCGGGGACAGAGACCTGCTCCCCACCTCAG TCGCCATGGTCCTCCAGACCCTTTCTCCATCGGTGCTACCGGCCCTCAGTTCTCAGCAAAAGCTCCACTGCCAGTTTGCCATCGACCACAAGGGGCCAAACGCCCAGGTGGAATGGCATCGGCAAACTCGTGGAGAGAGACTCCTGCTGTTCAGCCATGCCAGCCGGTCTGGGCAGACCAAAGGGAGCGGGGTCGGCCTCAAGGCTCTGGTGGGGGGCGACGCTTCCTTTACTCTCCCCCTCGTGAAGCTGAACAGCGAGGGGACGTACATCTGCTCTGTGTCGGTGCCTCCGCTGCTGGGCAGTGTGGATGTGACTCTGCATGTCCAAG AGCGTCCCCGTGTCTCACTCAACGTGGGTTCCAGCCTTGTGCTCACAGATGGCACTTTTCAGAAGGTGGCTTGCGAGGCGGAAGGCTACTACCCTCTGGATGTGGAGATTGTTTGGTACCAGGAGCAGCCGGGGGCCTCGGGCAAGAGAGTTGGCGCTCCCCTGCCCAAGAAGGTCGATAACATTCTGCTGTCCAGCCACAAGCACAACCAGGAGGGAACCTACTCCCTGTCTGCTTTCTTCTACCTCCAGGCTTCACTCAGCCAGTCTGGCTACCAGTACACCTGCACTGTCTCCCATCAGTCCCTGCTGGTGCCCATCCGCAAGAGCTTCACCCTGACCGTTGAAG AGCCAACCAGCTGGACATTTTACTTCTTGATTGCGGGCCTGCTGGCGGTCTTGTGTCCTATGCTGTGCTACTGGTACAAAG TGCGAAGAGAATCCATGAAG cAGAGAAAACCCTACTGA